The Bacteroidales bacterium genome segment GACCATCAGGAAGATGATTCCAATCAAGTAGAATGCATGTTTTTTCATAGTGTTTTATTTAATTACATTTAGATGAAACGTCTATTGTACAAAATTACCTTTTCAGAGAGGATTCCGGAGTATTGACTCTCCGCTGGGCGTTTTAAAAGGATATATATTCACTTCACCACAAGCTTTATGTAGGTTTCTTTTACATTTTCGGTTGGATCAGGTACGGATTGGCTCTCAGCTTCTCCACAACATATTTTATCACCAGCTGTGCTTTCACACTGTTTCCTGCCGCATCCAACGGGGGTGAAACCACGGCAATGCCAAATTTACCGGGACAAACGGCCAATAAACCTCCACCGACACCACTCTTGGCAGGCAGCCCGGAATTGTAGAACCATATCCCAGAATCGTCATATAATCCGGCAGTGGCCATCACTGGCAGGGTGTACATGACCGTCTCGGGTGATACCACTTTTTTGCCAGTGACAGGATTGACCCCGCCGTTTGCCAGGGTGGCAGCCATCGTCGCCAGGTCCTTTGCATTTACGTTGATGGCGCACTGCTTGGTGTAAATATCCGTGGCTTCCACCGGATCGAAATACATCCTGCCATAAGCAAGAAGCAGGTGGGCGATTGCCTGGTTTCGCAGGTTATCCCCGGCTTCACTGATATAGACCGGCGTATTCAATCCGACTTTCCGCCCTGCAAAATCGCTGTGTACCTGGAGAATGTTTTTCCACTTTGCAGCGGAATCAGCACCGCTTATAAGGCTGCTTGCAGCGATGGCACCCGGATTGACGCATGGATTGATCTCTTTCCCTCTCATCCTCTCCACAGCTTCGATTGAGTTGAAAACCTCTCCTGTGGCGTCGACTCCAATTTTATCCTGAATTGCCTGATGCCCCTGTTCCTCGATTACCTTGGCCATGGTAAAGACTTTGGAAACGCTCTGGATGGAGACCATGGATTGTACATCCCCTTTCGTGTAAACCTGTCCATCCGTTGTAACCAGTGCAATGCCGAAAATGTTGGGATCGACATTGGCCAGTTCTTTAATATAATCCGCATTCTTACCATCCTTCACATCCTTGAATTCCGCATAGGCCTCGTCAAGA includes the following:
- the glsA gene encoding glutaminase A, whose product is MKNHLAKTGRMMAVTIALLVFIKPFSMQAQDLTKDQIQKALDEAYAEFKDVKDGKNADYIKELANVDPNIFGIALVTTDGQVYTKGDVQSMVSIQSVSKVFTMAKVIEEQGHQAIQDKIGVDATGEVFNSIEAVERMRGKEINPCVNPGAIAASSLISGADSAAKWKNILQVHSDFAGRKVGLNTPVYISEAGDNLRNQAIAHLLLAYGRMYFDPVEATDIYTKQCAINVNAKDLATMAATLANGGVNPVTGKKVVSPETVMYTLPVMATAGLYDDSGIWFYNSGLPAKSGVGGGLLAVCPGKFGIAVVSPPLDAAGNSVKAQLVIKYVVEKLRANPYLIQPKM